In a single window of the Streptomyces sp. NBC_00353 genome:
- a CDS encoding ATP/GTP-binding protein produces MDTEGTYDSRGTRSGHSVPRPAGPPPPVLPPMPGHAPATGPSLGDWLRIPRPLAEPGVWRSGHTDRPAEEAERTPDRTLLSGAVISLLACILVWSLWRNGYIPYWRVPLTLFTPDDWWGPFDHQPLTHGAVRALDIYRLLIIGAIVYGFGRLGNWPAAFERSVAGRGPGARAAGAAAGALLVWILVWTGTVPGMELTFSFVAGPWMGTDRTLTTVVTYTLYALITLVIVWPFAKLGRWSRLRRRNAGGAQPPTAQAGTSGSARATADRGTAREAGHDAEARTAGGAEGGADDPAEWPDLRAAGQDQAAARLAQEARSGRMNDVDYARIRRAWTSVRADNTRLPAFTDTVLRNGAAACTHPSGARDLPVRSARHDLLVDQVRLGTVDDNERNPYARRGSGIALDPGLLGTSLLAVGPPGAGKSRALIRPVVESLALQALAGRAAVVAVCATGTQLGADEGFDVVVKLGDPASVHDLDLYGGTTDPDEAAAVLAEGLVGDLPEVDSRRAATALAQLLGPYRAAHGRFPSVPELRELLDGVPAALAALREAVDAAGGQSMHRELDARARQSGAPGDPGPALADRVALLDRPAFADFFDTTGKARPFSLRALEHPLRVRIDLPERGHAEASRMLARLVLAQFTASAAARADRSLFACLVLDDATRTLTPDTVRGIQRLRSAHAGAVLTLRTLDDVPESLHTALLGAVGCRMAFSGITTWDGKRFAEAWGTEWVETRDVTQRTVFADQPMTRAIHAFRKLVTGKAVTTDAVTVRQVERERWSASELAHRVPAGHAVLSLTTVRGEHAPPLLVNLNG; encoded by the coding sequence ATGGACACCGAGGGCACGTACGACTCACGCGGCACCCGCTCCGGTCATTCGGTGCCGCGCCCGGCCGGCCCGCCACCGCCCGTACTGCCGCCCATGCCGGGCCACGCACCGGCCACCGGGCCCTCCCTCGGGGACTGGCTGCGCATCCCCAGGCCCCTCGCGGAACCGGGCGTCTGGCGGTCCGGACACACCGACCGGCCCGCCGAGGAGGCGGAGCGCACGCCCGACCGCACGCTGCTGAGCGGAGCGGTGATCTCGCTCCTTGCCTGCATCCTCGTCTGGTCGCTCTGGCGCAACGGATACATCCCGTACTGGCGGGTCCCGCTGACACTCTTCACCCCTGACGACTGGTGGGGACCGTTCGACCATCAGCCGCTGACCCACGGGGCGGTACGCGCGCTCGACATCTACCGCCTGCTGATCATCGGAGCCATCGTCTACGGGTTCGGCCGGTTGGGTAACTGGCCCGCCGCTTTCGAACGCTCGGTCGCCGGCCGGGGGCCCGGCGCCCGCGCGGCCGGTGCGGCTGCCGGCGCGCTGCTGGTCTGGATCCTCGTGTGGACGGGGACCGTGCCCGGCATGGAGCTCACCTTCAGCTTCGTGGCCGGCCCGTGGATGGGCACCGACCGCACCCTGACCACCGTGGTCACGTACACGCTGTACGCCCTGATCACCCTGGTGATCGTGTGGCCGTTCGCGAAGCTGGGCCGATGGTCCCGGCTCCGCCGCAGGAACGCCGGAGGTGCGCAGCCGCCGACGGCACAGGCCGGCACCTCGGGGAGCGCGCGCGCAACCGCGGACCGGGGCACGGCCCGCGAGGCAGGCCACGACGCGGAGGCCCGGACGGCGGGCGGCGCCGAGGGCGGCGCGGACGATCCGGCCGAGTGGCCCGACCTGCGTGCCGCCGGACAGGACCAGGCCGCCGCCAGGCTCGCCCAGGAGGCCCGGTCGGGCCGGATGAACGACGTCGACTACGCCCGTATCCGACGCGCCTGGACCTCCGTACGTGCCGACAACACCCGGCTGCCCGCCTTCACCGACACCGTGCTGCGCAACGGCGCCGCCGCCTGCACCCATCCCTCCGGCGCGCGCGATCTCCCGGTCCGCTCGGCCCGGCACGATCTGCTCGTCGACCAGGTCAGGCTCGGCACGGTCGACGACAACGAGCGCAACCCCTATGCGCGCCGCGGCAGCGGAATCGCCCTCGACCCCGGACTGCTCGGCACCTCGCTGCTCGCCGTCGGACCGCCGGGGGCGGGCAAGAGCCGCGCACTGATCCGTCCCGTCGTCGAATCCCTCGCCCTTCAGGCGCTCGCCGGGCGGGCCGCCGTCGTCGCGGTATGCGCCACCGGCACCCAGCTCGGAGCCGACGAGGGGTTCGACGTCGTGGTCAAGCTCGGCGATCCGGCCTCCGTCCACGATCTCGACCTCTACGGCGGCACCACCGACCCCGACGAAGCCGCGGCCGTCCTGGCCGAGGGGCTCGTCGGAGACCTCCCCGAAGTGGACAGCAGACGAGCCGCCACCGCCCTCGCGCAGCTCCTCGGCCCCTACCGCGCCGCCCACGGCCGCTTTCCCTCGGTCCCCGAGCTGCGGGAGCTGCTGGACGGTGTCCCGGCCGCGCTCGCGGCCCTGCGCGAGGCCGTCGACGCGGCGGGCGGGCAGAGCATGCACCGCGAACTCGACGCCCGCGCCCGTCAGTCCGGCGCTCCCGGAGACCCGGGGCCCGCACTCGCCGACCGGGTCGCGCTGCTCGACCGGCCCGCGTTCGCCGATTTCTTCGACACCACGGGCAAGGCCCGCCCCTTCTCCCTGCGGGCCCTGGAGCACCCGCTCCGGGTCCGCATCGATCTGCCCGAACGCGGCCACGCCGAGGCGTCGCGGATGCTGGCCCGTCTCGTCCTCGCCCAGTTCACGGCGAGCGCCGCCGCCCGTGCCGACCGCTCGCTCTTCGCCTGCCTGGTCCTCGACGACGCGACCCGCACCCTGACCCCCGACACCGTCCGCGGCATCCAGCGGCTGCGCTCCGCGCACGCCGGGGCCGTGCTCACGCTGCGCACCCTCGACGACGTCCCGGAGAGCCTGCACACGGCGCTGCTGGGCGCGGTCGGCTGCCGGATGGCCTTCTCCGGGATCACAACCTGGGACGGCAAGCGGTTCGCCGAGGCATGGGGTACGGAATGGGTCGAGACCCGGGACGTCACCCAGCGCACGGTCTTCGCCGACCAGCCGATGACCCGGGCCATCCACGCCTTCCGCAAGCTGGTCACCGGCAAGGCGGTGACCACGGACGCGGTGACGGTGCGCCAGGTCGAGCGCGAACGCTGGTCGGCCTCCGAACTGGCCCATCGCGTCCCGGCCGGACACGCGGTGCTGTCCCTGACGACGGTACGAGGGGAGCACGCGCCGCCCCTGCTGGTGAACCTGAACGGCTGA
- the gabT gene encoding 4-aminobutyrate--2-oxoglutarate transaminase gives MTAIPQERRVVTAIPGPKSVELQARRLATVAAGVGSTLPVFTARAGGGIIEDVDGNRLIDFGSGIAVTSVGASAEAVVRRASAQLADFTHTCFMVTPYEGYVEVCEQLAELTPGDHAKKSALFNSGAEAVENAVKIARAYTKRTAVVVFDHGYHGRTNLTMALTAKNMPYKQGFGPFAPEVYRVPVAYGYRWPTGAENAGAEASAQAIDQITKQIGADNVAAIIIEPVLGEGGFIEPAKGFLPAIAQFAKDNGIVFVADEIQSGFCRTGQWFACEDEGIVPDLITTAKGIAGGLPLSAVTGRAEIMDAAHAGGLGGTYGGNPVACAGALGAIETMRELDLNGKAKRIEEVMKGRLAEMQAKLPNGDVIGDIRGRGAMIAIELVKAGTKDPNPEAAATLAKACHAEGVLVLTCGTYGNVLRFLPPLVIGEDLLNEGLDVIEQAFAQI, from the coding sequence ATGACCGCAATTCCGCAGGAGCGCCGCGTCGTCACTGCCATTCCCGGCCCGAAGTCGGTGGAGCTGCAGGCCCGCCGTCTCGCGACGGTCGCCGCAGGTGTGGGCTCCACCCTGCCGGTGTTCACCGCCCGCGCAGGCGGCGGCATCATCGAGGACGTGGACGGCAACCGTCTGATCGACTTCGGCTCCGGCATCGCCGTGACGTCGGTCGGCGCCTCCGCCGAGGCCGTCGTACGCCGCGCGTCCGCGCAGCTCGCCGACTTCACCCACACCTGTTTCATGGTCACGCCGTACGAGGGGTACGTCGAGGTCTGTGAGCAGCTCGCCGAGCTGACGCCGGGCGACCACGCCAAGAAGTCCGCGCTGTTCAACTCGGGCGCCGAGGCCGTCGAGAACGCCGTGAAGATCGCCCGTGCCTACACCAAGCGCACCGCGGTCGTCGTCTTCGACCACGGCTACCACGGCCGGACGAACCTGACGATGGCGCTGACCGCCAAGAACATGCCGTACAAGCAGGGCTTCGGTCCGTTCGCGCCCGAGGTCTACCGGGTCCCGGTGGCGTACGGCTACCGCTGGCCGACCGGTGCGGAGAACGCCGGTGCCGAGGCATCCGCTCAGGCCATCGACCAGATCACGAAGCAGATCGGCGCCGACAACGTCGCCGCGATCATCATCGAGCCGGTGCTCGGCGAGGGTGGCTTCATCGAGCCGGCGAAGGGCTTCCTCCCGGCGATCGCGCAGTTCGCCAAGGACAACGGCATCGTCTTCGTCGCGGACGAGATCCAGTCCGGCTTCTGCCGTACCGGCCAGTGGTTCGCCTGCGAGGACGAGGGCATCGTCCCCGACCTGATCACCACCGCCAAGGGCATCGCGGGCGGTCTGCCGCTCTCCGCCGTGACGGGTCGCGCCGAGATCATGGACGCCGCGCACGCGGGCGGCCTCGGCGGTACGTACGGCGGAAACCCGGTGGCCTGCGCGGGCGCGCTCGGCGCCATCGAGACGATGCGCGAGCTGGACCTGAACGGGAAGGCGAAGCGCATCGAGGAGGTCATGAAGGGCCGCCTCGCCGAGATGCAGGCGAAGCTGCCGAACGGCGACGTCATCGGTGACATCCGTGGCCGTGGCGCAATGATCGCGATCGAGCTGGTGAAGGCCGGCACGAAGGACCCGAACCCGGAGGCCGCCGCGACGCTCGCGAAGGCCTGCCACGCGGAGGGCGTGCTCGTCCTCACCTGTGGCACGTACGGCAACGTGCTGCGCTTCCTGCCGCCGCTGGTGATCGGCGAGGACCTGCTCAACGAGGGCCTCGACGTCATCGAGCAGGCTTTCGCCCAGATCTGA
- a CDS encoding phosphatase PAP2 family protein: MPPLLAVLALLTWQVAADGPLRRLDERIGRSVAGHGPGRLTEFLADLGNMQVALPVLGCAVVYALVRGARRVPLYAVLAMAAVPALVVPLKDWIGRTGPLTGETGYYPSGHATTAAVAYGAAALLIAYRTTPAERSKRSWMMPVAAVLLTVATGIGLVLRGYHWPLDVLAGWCLSGLLLVALSWSSGRSRRRQPPK; encoded by the coding sequence GTGCCGCCGCTTCTCGCGGTCCTCGCACTCCTCACCTGGCAGGTCGCGGCCGACGGCCCGCTGCGCAGGCTGGACGAGCGGATCGGCCGGAGCGTCGCCGGGCACGGCCCCGGCCGCCTCACCGAATTCCTCGCCGATCTCGGCAATATGCAGGTCGCGCTCCCGGTCCTGGGCTGCGCGGTCGTCTACGCCTTGGTGCGGGGCGCACGCCGGGTGCCGCTGTACGCCGTTCTCGCCATGGCCGCGGTGCCCGCGCTCGTCGTCCCGCTCAAGGACTGGATCGGCCGGACGGGACCGCTGACCGGCGAGACCGGTTACTACCCGTCGGGCCACGCGACGACGGCCGCGGTGGCGTACGGGGCGGCGGCGCTGCTGATCGCGTACCGCACAACGCCTGCAGAACGGTCGAAGCGGTCATGGATGATGCCCGTCGCCGCTGTCCTGCTGACAGTGGCGACGGGCATCGGTCTGGTGCTGCGCGGCTATCACTGGCCGCTGGATGTGCTCGCCGGCTGGTGCCTGAGCGGGCTGTTGCTCGTGGCGCTCAGCTGGTCGAGCGGTCGATCACGGAGACGTCAGCCGCCGAAGTAG
- a CDS encoding chitinase gives MDRTGPPARFSGLLAALSAALLVVGGLAASAPAAAAADTDLARNGGFEAGLDGWSCTGGSGAVVSTPTHGGSSALKATPAGSDNAECSQTVTVKPDSTYTLSAWVQGSYVYLGASGTGTTDVSTWTPSSPGWTQLTTTFRTGAATTSVKIYTHGWYGTPTYYADDLTLVGPGGDPVAIPATPAGLRAGTITSSSVALSWTGSTGAAGYNVYQGGTKVLSVTGTSATVTGLAASTAYSFQVTATNSAGESAKSAAVTATTTAGGGGGGGSGLPTHALVGYLHSSFANGSGYTRMADVPDSWDVIDLAFGEPTSVTSGDIRFSLCPVTECPNVESVAEFKAAIKAKQAAGKKVLISIGGQNGQVQLSTTAARDTFVSSVSKIIDDYGLDGLDIDFEGHSLSLNTGDTDFRSPTTPVIVNLISAVKTLKAKYGDKFVLTMAPETFFVQLGYQYYGSGPWGGQDPRAGAYLPVIHALRDDLTLLHVQDYNSGSIMGLDNQYHSMGGADFHIAMTDMLLTGFPVAGDTTKVFPALRPDQVSIGLPASTQAGNGYTSPSEVDKALNCLTKKADCGSYATHGTWPGLRGLMTWSINWDRFNNGEFSKNFDAYFGG, from the coding sequence GTGGACCGCACGGGACCCCCCGCCCGATTTTCCGGACTTCTGGCCGCCCTCTCGGCGGCTCTGCTCGTCGTCGGTGGCCTGGCAGCGTCGGCGCCGGCCGCCGCGGCTGCCGACACCGATCTGGCGCGCAACGGCGGTTTCGAGGCCGGTCTGGACGGCTGGAGCTGTACGGGCGGCAGCGGAGCCGTCGTCAGCACACCCACCCACGGCGGCAGTTCCGCACTCAAGGCGACGCCGGCCGGCAGTGACAACGCCGAGTGCTCCCAGACCGTCACGGTCAAGCCGGACTCCACGTACACATTGAGCGCCTGGGTGCAGGGCAGCTACGTCTACCTCGGGGCATCCGGAACCGGCACCACCGATGTGTCGACCTGGACGCCGTCCTCTCCCGGCTGGACGCAGCTCACCACCACGTTCAGGACCGGTGCCGCCACGACGTCCGTGAAGATCTACACCCACGGGTGGTACGGCACCCCCACCTACTACGCCGACGACCTCACCCTCGTCGGCCCCGGCGGCGACCCGGTCGCGATCCCCGCGACCCCCGCCGGGCTGAGGGCCGGCACGATCACCTCCTCCTCCGTCGCCCTCTCCTGGACCGGCTCCACGGGAGCCGCCGGCTACAACGTCTACCAGGGCGGTACGAAGGTCCTCTCGGTCACCGGGACGTCCGCCACCGTGACGGGTCTGGCCGCCTCGACCGCGTACAGCTTCCAGGTCACCGCGACCAACTCCGCCGGTGAGTCCGCCAAGTCCGCCGCCGTCACCGCCACCACCACGGCGGGCGGCGGAGGCGGCGGCGGCTCCGGCCTCCCCACTCACGCGCTCGTCGGCTATCTGCACTCCAGCTTCGCCAACGGCTCCGGCTACACGCGGATGGCGGACGTCCCCGACTCCTGGGACGTCATCGACCTGGCCTTCGGCGAGCCGACCTCCGTCACCTCGGGCGACATCCGGTTCTCGCTCTGCCCGGTCACCGAGTGCCCGAACGTCGAGTCCGTGGCCGAGTTCAAGGCGGCCATCAAGGCCAAGCAGGCCGCGGGCAAGAAGGTGCTGATCTCCATCGGCGGCCAGAACGGTCAGGTGCAGCTCTCCACCACGGCCGCCCGTGACACCTTCGTCTCCTCCGTCAGCAAGATCATCGACGACTACGGTCTGGACGGTCTCGACATCGACTTCGAGGGCCACTCGCTCTCGCTGAACACCGGCGACACCGACTTCCGCAGCCCGACCACCCCGGTCATCGTCAACCTGATCTCCGCGGTGAAGACCCTCAAGGCCAAGTACGGCGACAAGTTCGTGCTGACCATGGCCCCCGAGACGTTCTTCGTGCAGCTCGGCTACCAGTACTACGGGTCGGGCCCCTGGGGCGGCCAGGACCCGCGCGCCGGCGCCTACCTCCCGGTCATCCACGCCCTGCGGGACGACCTCACCCTGCTGCACGTCCAGGACTACAACTCGGGTTCCATCATGGGTCTGGACAACCAGTACCACTCGATGGGCGGCGCCGACTTCCACATCGCCATGACCGACATGCTGCTCACCGGCTTCCCGGTGGCCGGTGACACCACCAAGGTCTTCCCCGCGCTCCGCCCCGACCAGGTCTCCATCGGGCTTCCTGCCTCCACCCAGGCGGGCAACGGCTACACCTCACCCAGCGAGGTCGACAAGGCGCTGAACTGCCTGACGAAGAAGGCCGACTGCGGTTCGTACGCGACGCACGGCACCTGGCCCGGACTGCGCGGACTGATGACGTGGTCGATCAACTGGGACCGCTTCAACAACGGGGAGTTCTCGAAGAACTTCGACGCCTACTTCGGCGGCTGA
- a CDS encoding NAD(P)/FAD-dependent oxidoreductase, which yields MAPAAMRTAAQSLSGARPVSFWLDDPGRPDALPALTGDEHCDLLVIGGGYSGLWTALIAKERDPERDVVLIEGHEVGWAASGRNGGFCAASLTHGLPNGLERWPDEIKKLEELGEQNLDAIEAAVARYSIDCAFERTGEIDVATEPHQLEELREWHQEAEKLGFTGVEFLDREALRAEVDSPTFLGGLWDRRGVAMLHPAKLAWGLKRACLDLGVRVYEHTRGLELARTATGMAVRTPYGKVLARRVALGTNIFPSLVKRVRPYTVPVYDYALMTEPLTADQLASIGWKNRQGLGDSANQFHYFRLSEDNRILWGGYDAIYPYGGRLSADLDQRPETFLKLAGQFFDCFPQLAGVRFSHAWGGAIDTCSRFSAFFGTAHQGRVAYAAGFTGLGVGATRFGADVMLDLLSGERTGRTGLEMVRTKPMPFPPEPFAWAGIELTKRSLARADSHEGRRNLWLRTMDRLGLGFDS from the coding sequence ATGGCCCCAGCTGCCATGCGTACTGCTGCACAATCACTCTCCGGCGCACGACCGGTCTCGTTCTGGCTGGACGATCCCGGCAGGCCCGACGCGCTTCCCGCGCTCACCGGCGACGAGCACTGCGATCTGCTCGTCATCGGCGGCGGATACAGCGGACTGTGGACCGCGCTGATCGCCAAGGAACGCGATCCGGAACGGGACGTCGTACTGATCGAGGGGCACGAGGTGGGCTGGGCCGCCTCGGGCCGCAACGGCGGATTCTGCGCCGCCTCCCTCACCCACGGCCTCCCCAACGGCCTGGAACGCTGGCCGGACGAGATCAAGAAGCTGGAAGAACTGGGCGAGCAGAACCTCGACGCCATCGAGGCGGCCGTCGCCCGCTACTCCATCGACTGCGCATTCGAGCGCACCGGCGAAATCGATGTCGCCACCGAACCGCATCAGCTGGAAGAGCTGCGGGAATGGCACCAGGAAGCCGAGAAACTCGGCTTCACCGGAGTGGAATTCCTCGACCGGGAGGCACTGCGCGCGGAAGTGGACTCACCGACTTTCCTCGGCGGACTCTGGGACCGGCGCGGAGTCGCCATGCTGCACCCCGCCAAGCTGGCCTGGGGCCTCAAGCGGGCCTGCCTCGATCTGGGGGTACGGGTGTACGAGCACACCCGGGGCCTCGAACTGGCCAGGACCGCCACCGGGATGGCGGTCCGCACGCCGTACGGCAAGGTCCTCGCCCGCCGGGTCGCACTCGGCACGAACATCTTCCCGTCGCTGGTCAAGCGAGTGCGCCCGTACACCGTCCCGGTCTACGACTACGCGCTGATGACCGAGCCGCTCACCGCCGACCAGCTCGCCTCCATCGGCTGGAAGAACCGGCAGGGACTGGGCGACAGCGCCAATCAGTTCCACTACTTCCGGCTGTCCGAGGACAACCGGATCCTGTGGGGCGGCTATGACGCGATCTATCCGTACGGCGGCCGGCTGAGCGCCGATCTCGACCAGCGGCCGGAGACGTTCCTCAAGCTCGCGGGCCAGTTCTTCGACTGCTTCCCGCAGCTGGCAGGGGTACGTTTCAGTCACGCCTGGGGCGGTGCGATCGACACCTGTTCCCGCTTCTCCGCCTTCTTCGGTACGGCCCACCAGGGGCGGGTCGCCTACGCCGCCGGCTTCACCGGCCTCGGGGTCGGGGCCACCCGGTTCGGCGCCGATGTGATGCTCGATCTGCTCTCCGGTGAACGGACCGGGCGGACCGGTCTGGAGATGGTGCGCACCAAGCCGATGCCGTTCCCGCCGGAGCCGTTCGCCTGGGCCGGGATCGAACTCACGAAGAGGTCCCTGGCCAGGGCGGACAGTCATGAGGGCCGGCGCAACCTGTGGCTGCGCACGATGGACCGGCTGGGGCTCGGCTTCGACAGCTGA
- a CDS encoding ABC transporter permease → MPVLRWLRRHLIVIAGLLTLAYMILPNIVVMVFSFNKPNGRFNYAWQRFSLDAWTDPCGVADMCGSLSLSLQIATWATIGATALGTMIAFALVRYRFRARGAINSLIFLPMAMPEVVMAASLLTLFLNMGAQLGFWTILIAHIMFCLSFVVTAVKARVMSMDPRLEEAARDLYAGPVQTFVRVTLPIAAPGIAAGALLAFALSFDDFIITNFNAGSTVTFPMYVWGSAQRGTPVQINVIGTAMFVIAVLVVVAGQLITNRRKNSARP, encoded by the coding sequence ATGCCCGTACTGCGCTGGCTCCGCCGCCATCTGATCGTGATCGCGGGTCTGCTGACCCTCGCCTACATGATCCTTCCGAACATCGTCGTGATGGTGTTCTCCTTCAACAAGCCGAACGGGCGCTTCAACTACGCCTGGCAGCGCTTCTCGCTGGACGCCTGGACGGACCCCTGCGGCGTCGCCGACATGTGCGGCTCGCTCTCGCTCTCCCTCCAGATCGCCACCTGGGCGACGATCGGCGCGACCGCGCTCGGCACGATGATCGCCTTCGCGCTGGTCCGCTACCGCTTCCGGGCGCGCGGCGCGATCAACTCGCTGATCTTCCTGCCGATGGCGATGCCCGAGGTCGTCATGGCCGCCTCACTGCTCACGCTCTTCCTCAACATGGGCGCCCAACTGGGTTTCTGGACGATCCTCATCGCACACATCATGTTCTGCCTGAGCTTCGTCGTGACGGCGGTCAAGGCGCGCGTGATGTCGATGGACCCGCGACTGGAGGAGGCGGCCCGCGATCTGTACGCGGGACCCGTGCAGACCTTCGTCCGGGTGACCCTGCCGATCGCCGCCCCCGGAATCGCCGCGGGAGCGCTGCTCGCCTTCGCGCTCTCCTTCGACGATTTCATCATCACCAATTTCAACGCGGGCTCGACCGTGACCTTCCCCATGTACGTGTGGGGTTCGGCGCAGCGCGGCACACCCGTGCAGATCAACGTCATCGGCACGGCGATGTTCGTCATTGCCGTTCTGGTGGTTGTCGCCGGCCAACTCATCACGAACCGGCGAAAAAACAGCGCACGACCCTGA
- a CDS encoding ABC transporter permease, translated as MTVTEAPPAPPQDPAELPVRKASTRKRLVPYWLLLPGILWLVVFFALPMVYQASTSVQTGSLEKGFEVTWHVQTYWDALSEYYPQFIRSLLYAGTATILCLLLGYPLAYLIAFKAGRWRNLVLVLVIAPFFTSFLIRTLAWKTILADGGAVVDVLNALHVLDVTSWLGWTENNRVLATPMAVVCGLTYNFLPFMILPLYTSLERIDGRLHEAAGDLYATPATTFLKVTFPLSMPGVVSGTLLTFIPASGDYVNAELLGSTDTKMVGSVIQTQFLRVLDYPMAAALSFILMAVVLLMVTVYIRRSGTEDLV; from the coding sequence GTGACCGTCACCGAAGCGCCGCCCGCGCCGCCCCAGGACCCCGCCGAACTCCCCGTACGCAAGGCCTCCACCCGCAAGCGGCTCGTCCCGTACTGGCTGCTGCTCCCCGGCATCCTCTGGCTGGTCGTCTTCTTCGCCCTGCCGATGGTGTACCAGGCATCGACCTCCGTACAGACCGGATCCCTGGAGAAGGGGTTCGAGGTCACCTGGCACGTCCAGACCTACTGGGACGCGCTGTCCGAGTACTACCCGCAGTTCATCCGGTCCCTGCTGTACGCGGGCACCGCGACGATTCTCTGCCTGCTGCTCGGCTACCCGCTCGCGTATCTCATCGCGTTCAAGGCGGGCCGCTGGCGCAATCTGGTGCTGGTGCTGGTCATCGCGCCCTTCTTCACCAGCTTCCTGATCCGTACCCTCGCCTGGAAGACGATCCTCGCGGACGGCGGCGCGGTCGTCGACGTACTGAACGCCCTGCACGTCCTGGATGTCACCAGCTGGCTCGGCTGGACCGAGAACAACCGGGTGCTGGCCACGCCGATGGCCGTCGTCTGCGGTCTCACGTACAACTTCCTGCCGTTCATGATCCTGCCGCTCTACACCTCGCTGGAGCGGATCGACGGCAGGCTGCACGAGGCGGCCGGCGATCTGTACGCCACCCCCGCCACCACCTTCCTCAAGGTGACGTTCCCGCTCTCCATGCCGGGTGTCGTCTCGGGCACGCTGCTGACCTTCATCCCGGCCAGCGGTGACTACGTCAACGCCGAACTGCTGGGCTCCACCGATACCAAGATGGTCGGCAGCGTCATCCAGACCCAGTTCCTGCGCGTCCTCGACTACCCGATGGCCGCCGCGCTCTCCTTCATCCTCATGGCGGTCGTCCTGCTGATGGTGACCGTGTACATCCGCCGCTCCGGGACGGAGGACCTGGTCTGA
- a CDS encoding ABC transporter ATP-binding protein — protein MTQQQTEGGDVRLTGISKMYGSFAAVQPLDLTVPQGSFFALLGASGCGKTTTLRMIAGLEEATTGTISLGGRDITDLPPYKRPVNTVFQSYALFPHLDITENVAFGLRRRGIKSVKKQVDDMLELVQLGDFAKRKPHQLSGGQQQRVAVARALINHPQVLLLDEPLGALDLKLRRQMQLELKRIQTEVGITFIHVTHDQEEAMTMADTVAVMNAGRVEQLGAPADLYENPKTTFVANFLGTSNLIEGEITESGTDILVGVGGSTLRLPAGRCSAPTALGGRILVGIRPEKISLASAGEADTIAAGRNRVTGRIVDSSFIGVSTQYVVESPAGKALQVYEQNVGHRAGLTRGAEVVLHWNPEHTFGLDAAQDIDAGVETVEDAT, from the coding sequence ATGACACAGCAGCAGACAGAAGGCGGCGACGTCCGCCTCACCGGGATCAGCAAGATGTACGGTTCCTTCGCCGCCGTCCAGCCGCTCGACCTGACCGTCCCGCAGGGCTCCTTCTTCGCCCTGCTCGGAGCGTCCGGCTGCGGCAAGACCACCACCCTGCGGATGATCGCGGGGCTGGAGGAGGCCACCACCGGCACCATCTCGCTCGGCGGCCGGGACATCACCGACCTGCCCCCGTACAAGCGGCCCGTCAACACCGTCTTTCAGAGCTACGCGCTCTTCCCGCACCTGGACATCACCGAGAACGTCGCCTTCGGTCTGCGCCGGCGCGGCATCAAGTCGGTGAAGAAGCAGGTCGACGACATGCTGGAGCTCGTTCAGCTCGGCGACTTCGCGAAGCGTAAACCGCACCAGCTCTCCGGCGGTCAGCAGCAGCGCGTCGCCGTCGCCCGCGCCCTGATCAACCACCCGCAGGTGCTCCTGCTCGACGAGCCGCTCGGCGCCCTCGACCTCAAGCTGCGCCGCCAGATGCAGCTTGAGCTCAAGCGCATCCAGACGGAGGTCGGCATCACGTTCATCCATGTCACCCACGACCAGGAGGAGGCCATGACCATGGCCGACACCGTCGCGGTGATGAACGCGGGCCGCGTCGAGCAGCTCGGCGCCCCCGCCGATCTGTACGAGAACCCGAAGACGACCTTCGTCGCCAACTTCCTCGGCACCTCCAACCTCATCGAGGGCGAGATAACCGAGTCCGGCACGGACATCCTCGTCGGCGTGGGCGGCAGCACTCTGCGACTGCCCGCCGGGCGCTGCTCGGCCCCCACCGCGCTCGGCGGGAGGATCCTGGTCGGCATCCGCCCGGAGAAGATCTCCCTCGCATCCGCCGGCGAAGCCGACACCATAGCCGCCGGACGCAACCGGGTGACCGGCCGGATCGTCGACTCCAGCTTCATCGGCGTCTCCACGCAGTACGTGGTGGAGAGCCCGGCCGGCAAGGCACTGCAGGTGTACGAGCAGAACGTCGGGCACCGCGCGGGACTCACCCGCGGCGCCGAGGTCGTCCTGCACTGGAACCCGGAGCACACCTTCGGCCTCGACGCGGCCCAGGACATCGACGCCGGTGTGGAGACGGTGGAGGACGCGACGTGA